In Halorubellus sp. JP-L1, one DNA window encodes the following:
- a CDS encoding Xaa-Pro peptidase family protein, giving the protein MYERSFMEGTRGTQAVDWEERIDVKRMRTERYEKALDRLQDSPLGSMLLVSDPNIRYVTGLAMTGGSGADHYTLLTEDGDVVHWDTADHASNQRFNCPWLTDVRYAAPGLGNVPRASGRDSARDFLKQKMADLVTEAMAEYGVDDAPMGLDVGNAGLMEAFDRNGVDVRTKECVDLMHDARKVKTRDEVECLRMVAAICEAGFQRITETAKPGMRESEVWGEAVQELWRHGAMAQGGYVTSGPNTWPKHQANTTDRQMRPGDIVYADFYNIGYLGYRSCYYRTFSLGEPTQAQKDAYEIARDNLYDVLERIEPGATTDEICKGFPDMEGEHADWYDADEHWQMTTNHWAHGLGLQLYEQPLIWRGLSPEHPIEIEEGMTMAVETMEPAERQGVRVEEMVVVRENGVEILSEWPVEEITRIDH; this is encoded by the coding sequence ATGTACGAACGCTCGTTCATGGAGGGCACCCGTGGGACGCAGGCCGTGGACTGGGAGGAACGCATCGACGTCAAGCGCATGCGGACCGAGCGCTACGAGAAGGCGCTCGACCGACTCCAGGACTCGCCGCTTGGGTCGATGCTCCTGGTGTCGGACCCGAACATCCGGTACGTGACGGGACTCGCGATGACTGGTGGGTCGGGCGCGGACCATTACACGCTGCTGACGGAGGACGGCGACGTCGTGCACTGGGACACCGCGGATCACGCGAGCAACCAGCGGTTCAACTGTCCCTGGTTGACGGACGTCCGGTACGCCGCGCCCGGGCTGGGGAACGTGCCGCGAGCGTCGGGTCGTGACTCCGCACGGGACTTCCTCAAGCAGAAGATGGCGGACCTCGTCACGGAGGCGATGGCAGAGTACGGGGTCGACGATGCGCCGATGGGGCTGGACGTCGGGAACGCGGGACTCATGGAGGCGTTCGACCGTAACGGCGTGGACGTGCGGACGAAGGAGTGTGTGGACCTGATGCACGACGCGCGGAAGGTGAAGACGCGCGACGAGGTCGAGTGCCTGCGGATGGTCGCGGCGATCTGCGAGGCGGGCTTCCAGCGGATCACGGAGACGGCGAAGCCGGGGATGAGGGAGTCGGAGGTGTGGGGCGAAGCGGTGCAGGAGCTCTGGCGCCATGGTGCGATGGCTCAGGGTGGATACGTCACTTCGGGGCCCAATACGTGGCCGAAGCACCAGGCGAACACGACCGACCGCCAGATGCGGCCGGGCGACATCGTGTACGCGGACTTCTACAACATCGGGTACCTCGGCTATCGGTCGTGCTACTACCGCACGTTCTCCCTGGGCGAGCCGACGCAGGCACAGAAGGACGCGTACGAGATCGCGCGGGACAACCTCTACGACGTCCTCGAGCGCATCGAGCCGGGCGCCACCACTGACGAGATCTGCAAGGGCTTCCCGGACATGGAGGGCGAGCACGCGGACTGGTACGACGCAGACGAGCACTGGCAGATGACGACGAATCACTGGGCGCACGGGCTCGGCCTCCAGCTCTACGAGCAACCGCTCATCTGGCGTGGTCTCAGCCCCGAGCACCCGATCGAGATCGAGGAGGGGATGACGATGGCGGTGGAGACGATGGAGCCCGCGGAGCGTCAGGGCGTCCGGGTCGAGGAGATGGTGGTCGTCCGCGAGAACGGCGTGGAGATCCTCAGCGAGTGGCCGGTCGAGGAGATCACGCGCATCGATCACTGA
- a CDS encoding hotdog fold thioesterase, with product MDERANDDDASERDFDVDADVAERIDGDAYCETLGIDLAVLEPGHAVTELVVTEDLLNFHGTPHGGAVYSVADAAFAAASNSRGDPAVALETNMSYLDAVDVGDTLTATAEETHVSGRTAEYEVVVTADDERVATFRGRVYRIDA from the coding sequence ATGGACGAACGCGCGAACGACGACGACGCTTCCGAGCGCGACTTCGACGTCGACGCGGACGTCGCCGAGCGCATCGACGGGGACGCGTACTGCGAGACGCTCGGCATCGACCTCGCCGTCCTCGAACCCGGGCACGCGGTCACGGAACTCGTCGTCACCGAGGACCTCCTGAACTTCCACGGCACGCCCCACGGCGGCGCGGTGTACTCGGTCGCGGACGCGGCGTTCGCGGCCGCGTCGAACTCCCGCGGCGACCCCGCGGTCGCACTCGAGACGAACATGTCGTACCTGGACGCGGTCGACGTCGGCGACACCCTGACCGCCACGGCAGAAGAGACCCACGTCAGCGGTCGCACCGCCGAGTACGAGGTCGTCGTCACCGCGGACGACGAACGCGTTGCGACGTTCCGCGGCCGCGTCTACCGCATCGACGCCTGA
- a CDS encoding helix-turn-helix transcriptional regulator codes for MSEDDPTTYGGLSPVAALSLVGNDTRAGVLWALSEARGSEGDPPVLSFSDLRDRVAPEMPSSQFNYHLQELVGQYVERREGVGGDRDGSGRDGGDAATLHADRGAGYALRSEGTFLTRLVRAGTFTGEGTREGIPVGVDCYFCDEPLAVTYEHWIAEVQCDGCEHVYDHNFTPPGVLADDPDAVLAQVAAFNRAHRLAFARGVCPLCGSEPSASFVDPATLPYPRPDHREVLVHRGCGHCGHLDYLTVGETLLRDPAVVAFCFAHGEDVTTTRLWELEFAMTDDVVDVRDRDPWRVAFALERGDDRLGIVLDDDVAVVDRTWNGAEHRPPSSDPF; via the coding sequence ATGAGCGAGGACGACCCGACGACGTACGGCGGCCTATCGCCGGTTGCCGCGCTCTCGCTCGTCGGGAACGACACGCGCGCCGGCGTGCTCTGGGCGCTCTCGGAGGCCCGCGGGAGCGAGGGCGACCCGCCCGTCCTCTCGTTCAGCGACCTCCGCGACCGCGTCGCGCCCGAGATGCCGTCTAGTCAGTTCAACTATCACCTCCAGGAGCTCGTCGGCCAGTACGTCGAACGCCGCGAGGGAGTGGGTGGAGACCGCGACGGCAGTGGTCGAGACGGCGGCGACGCGGCGACGCTCCACGCCGACCGCGGCGCCGGGTACGCGCTCCGCTCGGAGGGAACGTTCCTGACGCGGCTCGTGCGCGCCGGCACGTTCACCGGTGAGGGCACGCGCGAGGGCATCCCCGTCGGCGTCGACTGCTACTTCTGCGACGAACCGCTCGCGGTCACGTACGAGCACTGGATCGCGGAGGTCCAGTGCGACGGCTGCGAGCACGTCTACGACCACAACTTCACGCCACCGGGCGTCCTCGCCGACGACCCCGACGCCGTCCTCGCGCAGGTCGCGGCGTTCAATCGCGCGCACCGGCTCGCGTTCGCTCGCGGCGTCTGCCCGCTCTGCGGGAGCGAGCCGAGCGCGTCGTTCGTCGACCCCGCGACCCTCCCGTATCCGCGCCCGGACCACCGAGAGGTGCTCGTTCACCGCGGCTGCGGTCACTGCGGGCACCTCGACTACCTCACCGTCGGCGAGACGCTCCTCCGCGATCCCGCCGTCGTCGCGTTCTGCTTCGCGCACGGCGAGGACGTGACGACGACGCGACTCTGGGAGCTCGAGTTCGCGATGACCGACGACGTCGTCGACGTCCGCGACCGCGACCCCTGGCGGGTCGCGTTCGCTCTCGAGCGCGGCGACGACCGCCTCGGGATCGTCCTCGACGACGACGTCGCCGTCGTCGACCGGACGTGGAACGGCGCCGAGCACCGTCCACCGAGTAGCGACCCGTTCTGA
- the paaK gene encoding phenylacetate--CoA ligase PaaK: MVYNDVETASRSELEELQTDRLRETVERVYENVPWYRDHLENAGIAPEDVDTIDDVSDLPFTTKEDIRDNYPDGLFAVPHEDLQRIHASSGTTGKPKIVAYTEDDLGVWHEVMARSLYAAGVRSDDVVQNGYGYGLFTGGLGFHDGVEELGACVIPTGGGNTSRQIDMLRDMESDVLSCTPSYCLYLDERADDMGFDLADLPLERVIIGAEPFTDPMRNEIEDALGVTAIDVYGLSEIIGPGVSIECEEAQNGLHVWEDHFYPEVVDPDTGEVLPEGEEGELVLTSLTKQAFPMIRYRTGDMTSLNYDECECGRTVVRMDNVSGRADDLIIVRGVNVYPSQIEEVMVDIDAVAPHYRIDLYREGNLDTLELTVEHVHDYDGTHEELEAEIDSRLRDVLDVKPDEIEVVGPGVIDRTEVGKVKRVYDHRED, from the coding sequence ATGGTCTACAACGACGTGGAGACGGCCAGCCGATCGGAGCTCGAGGAGCTCCAGACCGATCGTCTCCGTGAGACCGTGGAGCGCGTCTACGAGAACGTCCCGTGGTACCGCGACCACCTGGAGAACGCAGGCATCGCACCCGAAGACGTCGACACCATCGACGACGTCTCCGACCTCCCGTTCACGACGAAGGAGGACATCCGCGACAACTACCCGGACGGTCTGTTCGCGGTCCCACACGAGGACCTCCAGCGGATCCACGCGTCCTCGGGGACGACCGGGAAACCGAAGATCGTCGCGTACACCGAGGACGACCTGGGCGTCTGGCACGAGGTCATGGCGCGGTCGCTGTACGCCGCGGGCGTCCGCTCCGACGACGTCGTCCAGAACGGCTACGGCTACGGCCTGTTCACGGGCGGCCTCGGGTTCCACGACGGCGTCGAAGAACTCGGCGCGTGCGTCATCCCGACGGGTGGCGGGAACACGAGCCGCCAGATCGACATGCTCCGGGACATGGAGTCCGACGTCCTCTCCTGTACGCCCTCGTACTGTCTGTACCTCGACGAGCGCGCCGACGACATGGGCTTCGACCTCGCGGACCTCCCGCTGGAGCGCGTGATCATCGGCGCGGAACCGTTCACGGACCCGATGCGGAACGAGATCGAGGACGCTCTCGGCGTCACCGCGATCGACGTCTACGGCCTCTCCGAGATCATCGGCCCCGGCGTCTCCATCGAGTGCGAGGAAGCCCAGAACGGCCTGCACGTCTGGGAGGACCACTTCTATCCCGAGGTCGTCGACCCCGACACGGGCGAGGTGCTCCCCGAGGGCGAGGAGGGCGAACTCGTCCTCACGAGCCTCACCAAGCAAGCGTTCCCGATGATCCGCTACCGGACCGGGGACATGACGAGCCTGAACTACGACGAGTGCGAGTGCGGTCGCACCGTCGTCCGCATGGACAACGTCAGCGGTCGCGCCGACGACCTCATCATCGTCCGCGGCGTCAACGTCTACCCGAGCCAGATCGAGGAAGTGATGGTCGACATCGACGCCGTCGCCCCCCACTACCGCATCGACCTCTACCGCGAGGGGAACCTCGACACGCTCGAACTCACCGTCGAACACGTCCACGACTACGACGGCACCCACGAGGAACTCGAGGCCGAGATCGACTCTCGCCTCCGCGACGTCCTCGACGTCAAACCCGACGAGATCGAAGTCGTCGGCCCAGGCGTCATCGACCGCACCGAGGTCGGGAAAGTCAAGCGCGTCTACGACCACCGTGAAGACTAG
- a CDS encoding ABC transporter substrate-binding protein has product MGADATGGTVRRRDVLAAAGAAGVASVSGCLSNIGGGASGTVTYGVVSPISGSYSSLGPFQRHGAELAISHLQEDDDFDYEIEGVYGDTETGPSTATQAASQLVEQDGADFIMGAISSQVGLALNSFAQENEVIYNPGAAAIPITGESCNEYVFRSETNTAQIAEGCANWTLENLGSNVWFHIADYAYGQSVLREWRSRMEASDTEFNEVGVTRAELGAQNYESYISQIQNSDADVLVVGSTGGDFVRFGNQAASAGLGEDIDIITTTASFQSLRAGLGTAGYGIYSGVRYNASLSTGWNEQFVDAYTSEYPDDGAPGNFARVGYDSIRMTAEGIKEADSTDPTEVKDALAGLDTNSVLGDNRYRECDQQAMNPVWVGQNVEPDSGEVADVELIEKFSGEDAIPSCDSTNCSL; this is encoded by the coding sequence ATGGGAGCGGACGCGACCGGCGGGACCGTTCGCAGACGAGACGTCTTAGCCGCGGCCGGCGCCGCCGGCGTCGCCAGCGTCTCCGGCTGTCTCTCGAACATCGGCGGTGGCGCCAGCGGCACCGTCACCTACGGCGTCGTCAGCCCCATCTCGGGGAGTTACTCGTCGCTGGGGCCGTTCCAGCGACACGGCGCCGAACTCGCGATCAGTCACCTCCAGGAGGACGACGATTTCGACTACGAGATCGAAGGCGTCTACGGCGACACCGAGACGGGGCCGTCCACGGCGACGCAGGCCGCGTCCCAGCTCGTCGAGCAAGACGGCGCGGACTTCATCATGGGCGCCATCTCGAGCCAGGTCGGGCTCGCCCTGAACTCGTTCGCCCAGGAGAACGAGGTCATCTACAATCCGGGCGCGGCAGCGATCCCGATCACGGGCGAGAGCTGTAACGAGTACGTGTTCCGCTCGGAGACGAACACGGCACAGATCGCCGAGGGCTGTGCGAACTGGACGCTCGAGAACCTCGGGTCGAACGTCTGGTTCCACATCGCTGACTACGCGTACGGGCAATCGGTCCTCCGCGAGTGGCGGTCGCGAATGGAGGCCTCGGACACCGAGTTCAACGAGGTCGGCGTCACGCGCGCCGAACTCGGCGCGCAGAACTACGAGTCCTACATCTCCCAGATCCAGAACTCGGACGCGGACGTCCTCGTCGTCGGGTCGACGGGCGGCGACTTCGTTCGCTTCGGGAACCAGGCCGCGAGCGCCGGGCTCGGGGAGGACATCGACATCATCACGACGACCGCGTCGTTCCAGTCGCTGCGCGCCGGCCTCGGCACCGCCGGGTACGGCATCTACAGCGGCGTCCGGTACAACGCGAGTCTCTCGACGGGCTGGAACGAGCAGTTCGTCGACGCGTACACGAGCGAGTACCCGGACGACGGCGCCCCCGGGAACTTCGCGCGCGTCGGTTACGACTCCATCCGGATGACCGCAGAAGGCATCAAGGAAGCCGACTCGACGGACCCGACGGAAGTGAAGGACGCACTCGCCGGCCTGGACACGAACAGCGTCCTCGGCGACAACCGCTACCGCGAGTGCGACCAGCAAGCGATGAATCCGGTCTGGGTCGGCCAGAACGTCGAACCGGACTCCGGCGAGGTGGCCGACGTCGAACTCATCGAGAAGTTCTCCGGCGAGGACGCCATCCCGTCGTGTGACTCCACGAACTGCTCGCTATAA
- a CDS encoding ABC transporter permease: protein MVSGGALLTQLLNGLSVGMVYVLLAAGLSIIFGVMDVINFAHGEFYALGAYLAVGIVAALAGVTGGFWIALVVAPLIVGVLGGLVERVTIRPLYGRNPLYHILLTFGLVLVIADGIELIWGTQPQTFAKPALLAGPITIAGFQYSLYNYFVIVAGGVLALATWLALTETRVGIIIRGGAQDRGMVRALGIDIDRYYTLVFAFGCVLAAVAGIILGAKQEVALGMGNSIIIPAFVVVVLGGLGSFRGAVVGGLTIGIVQTFTQTYVNELTGVVVYLLMVGILLAKPQGLFGNPEWQNHGGEEGDLLTGGGGGILDDSTRRYLAIGLVGVLALVPLGIGVVYSSYFANALVINILIWALFALSLDFVMGYAGLVSLGHVLFYGVGAYATVMVTLYLTPVFWVGLLVGIVLALAIAWFVGYLSIRVSGVYFAMITLGFAQLAYNAVTKFDATGGSDGLYTGYDPTYGLGIGQVGRVDLLGDIQLFYYVVLALVVVSYLVARQMMRAPFGSVLQAIRESEDRAEFLGYDTVAYKRRAFMISGGLAGLAGGLATINSFGVGPSFLFWLKSGEVIVMTLLGGMGTLYGPMVGAGAFLGLKEILLTLGEGTPGLLGEFLSQWQGILGLIFVVFVIYVPEGLVSLPATLRARFGAGGGGSGGEPTAEATDTEVSD, encoded by the coding sequence ATGGTCTCAGGTGGTGCGCTCCTCACGCAGCTCCTGAACGGCCTGAGCGTCGGGATGGTGTACGTGCTGCTGGCCGCGGGACTGTCCATCATCTTCGGCGTGATGGACGTCATCAACTTCGCGCACGGCGAGTTCTACGCGCTCGGCGCGTACCTCGCGGTCGGAATCGTCGCGGCGCTCGCCGGCGTCACCGGCGGGTTCTGGATCGCGCTCGTCGTCGCGCCACTGATCGTCGGCGTCCTCGGCGGGCTCGTCGAGCGCGTCACCATCCGACCGCTCTACGGCCGGAATCCACTCTACCACATCCTGTTGACGTTCGGGCTGGTGCTCGTCATCGCCGACGGCATCGAACTCATCTGGGGCACCCAGCCCCAGACGTTCGCGAAGCCGGCGCTGCTCGCCGGCCCGATCACGATCGCGGGATTCCAGTACTCGCTGTACAACTACTTCGTCATTGTCGCCGGCGGCGTCCTCGCGCTCGCGACGTGGCTCGCGCTGACGGAGACGCGCGTCGGCATCATCATCCGCGGCGGGGCGCAGGACCGCGGGATGGTGCGCGCGCTCGGCATCGACATCGACCGATACTACACGCTCGTGTTCGCGTTCGGGTGCGTGCTCGCCGCAGTCGCGGGCATCATCCTCGGCGCGAAGCAGGAGGTCGCGCTCGGGATGGGGAACTCGATCATCATCCCGGCGTTCGTCGTCGTCGTCCTCGGCGGCCTCGGGAGCTTCCGGGGCGCGGTCGTCGGCGGCCTCACCATCGGGATCGTCCAGACGTTCACGCAGACGTACGTCAACGAACTCACGGGCGTCGTCGTCTACCTCCTCATGGTCGGCATCCTCCTCGCCAAACCCCAGGGGCTGTTCGGGAACCCCGAGTGGCAGAATCACGGCGGCGAGGAGGGCGACCTGCTGACCGGCGGCGGCGGTGGCATCCTCGACGACTCGACGCGGCGGTACCTCGCCATCGGGCTCGTGGGCGTGCTCGCGCTCGTCCCGCTCGGTATCGGCGTCGTCTACTCGAGTTACTTCGCGAACGCGCTCGTCATCAACATCCTCATCTGGGCGCTGTTCGCGCTCAGCCTCGACTTCGTCATGGGGTACGCGGGCCTCGTGTCGCTCGGGCACGTCCTGTTCTACGGCGTCGGCGCGTACGCGACCGTGATGGTGACGCTGTACCTCACGCCCGTGTTCTGGGTGGGGCTGCTCGTCGGCATCGTGCTCGCGCTCGCCATCGCGTGGTTCGTCGGCTACCTCTCCATCAGGGTCTCCGGCGTCTACTTCGCGATGATCACGCTCGGGTTCGCGCAGCTCGCGTACAACGCCGTCACGAAGTTCGACGCCACGGGGGGGAGCGACGGTCTCTACACGGGCTACGACCCCACGTACGGCCTCGGCATCGGTCAGGTCGGTCGCGTCGACTTGCTCGGCGACATCCAGCTGTTCTACTACGTCGTGCTCGCACTCGTCGTCGTCTCCTACCTGGTCGCGCGCCAGATGATGCGCGCGCCGTTCGGGAGCGTCCTGCAGGCGATCCGCGAATCCGAGGACCGAGCGGAGTTCCTCGGGTACGACACGGTCGCGTACAAGCGCCGCGCGTTCATGATCTCCGGCGGCCTCGCCGGGCTCGCGGGCGGCCTCGCGACGATCAACAGCTTCGGCGTCGGCCCGAGCTTCCTGTTCTGGCTGAAGTCCGGCGAAGTCATCGTGATGACGCTACTGGGCGGCATGGGGACGCTGTACGGGCCGATGGTCGGCGCCGGCGCGTTCCTCGGCCTGAAGGAGATACTGCTCACGCTCGGCGAGGGGACGCCCGGATTGCTCGGCGAGTTCCTCTCGCAGTGGCAGGGGATCCTCGGCCTCATCTTCGTCGTGTTCGTCATCTACGTTCCGGAGGGCCTCGTGTCGCTGCCGGCGACGCTCCGCGCTCGCTTCGGCGCGGGCGGCGGTGGCAGCGGCGGAGAACCCACCGCGGAGGCGACCGACACGGAGGTGAGCGACTGA
- a CDS encoding ABC transporter ATP-binding protein has translation MALLETHGLTRRFDELVAVDHVDLAVEAGEFRSVIGPNGAGKTTLFNCITGALRASEGEVVFDGEDVTDLPSYERVRRGIGRSFQITNVFGGLTALENVRLAAQSIPSREMSQGAQLFRPKTEFDDVNAHAQEVLEQVGLADVAEEEASTLAYGDQRRLEIGLVLATDPEVVLLDEPTAGMGSEETAATMALVDDVLAEQTLLLIEHDIDLVMDVSDRITVLNRGSIVRTGTPEEVANDEDVQAAYLGGHGQ, from the coding sequence ATGGCGCTCCTCGAGACGCACGGACTGACGCGGCGGTTCGACGAACTGGTCGCGGTCGACCACGTCGACCTCGCGGTCGAGGCCGGCGAGTTCCGGAGCGTCATCGGCCCGAACGGCGCCGGGAAGACGACGCTGTTCAACTGCATCACGGGCGCGCTCCGCGCCTCGGAGGGCGAGGTCGTCTTCGACGGCGAGGACGTCACGGACCTCCCGAGCTACGAGCGCGTCCGCCGCGGCATCGGGCGGTCGTTCCAGATCACGAACGTCTTCGGCGGCCTCACGGCCCTGGAGAACGTCCGGTTGGCGGCGCAGTCGATCCCGAGCCGCGAGATGAGTCAGGGCGCGCAGCTGTTCCGCCCGAAGACCGAGTTCGACGACGTGAACGCGCACGCCCAGGAGGTCCTCGAACAGGTCGGGCTCGCGGACGTCGCCGAGGAGGAGGCGTCGACGCTCGCGTACGGCGACCAGCGTCGCCTCGAGATCGGGCTCGTGCTCGCGACCGACCCGGAGGTGGTGCTGCTCGACGAGCCGACCGCGGGGATGGGTAGCGAGGAGACGGCGGCGACGATGGCGCTCGTCGACGACGTCCTCGCCGAACAGACCCTGTTGCTGATCGAGCACGACATCGACCTCGTGATGGACGTCTCCGACCGCATCACGGTCCTGAACCGCGGAAGCATCGTCAGGACGGGGACGCCCGAGGAGGTCGCGAACGACGAGGACGTGCAGGCCGCGTACCTCGGAGGGCACGGCCAATGA
- a CDS encoding ABC transporter ATP-binding protein, with product MLELDDLVSGYGQTRVLDGIDAHVDEGEIVALVGRNGVGKTTTLRTILGSVEPWSGSVHYRGDDVTGIGPVETTRRGIGLVPEERRIFPGLTVEENLELASYGGADTDNRRDLEWVFDTFENLDERRHNRGSDLSGGEQQMLAIARALVAGSDLLMLDEPTEGLAPLIVDRVQEVVREVSDAGVTVLLVEQNVRVALDLADRVYVLAHGQIVHEATPEDLRADTETVERYLGVSFAD from the coding sequence ATGCTCGAACTCGACGATCTCGTCTCGGGGTACGGCCAGACGCGCGTCCTCGACGGCATCGACGCGCACGTCGACGAGGGCGAGATCGTCGCGCTCGTCGGCCGGAACGGCGTCGGGAAGACGACGACGCTCCGTACGATCCTCGGGTCGGTCGAACCCTGGAGCGGGAGCGTCCACTATCGCGGCGACGACGTCACCGGGATCGGTCCCGTGGAGACGACCCGGCGTGGCATCGGACTCGTCCCAGAGGAACGCCGCATCTTCCCGGGACTCACCGTCGAGGAGAACCTCGAACTCGCGAGCTACGGCGGCGCCGACACCGACAACCGCCGCGACCTCGAGTGGGTGTTCGACACGTTCGAGAACCTCGACGAACGGCGCCACAACCGCGGGAGCGACCTCTCGGGCGGCGAACAGCAGATGCTCGCGATCGCTCGCGCGCTCGTCGCCGGATCGGACCTCCTGATGCTCGACGAACCGACCGAGGGGCTCGCGCCGCTCATCGTCGACCGCGTCCAGGAAGTCGTCCGGGAGGTGAGCGACGCCGGCGTCACCGTCCTGCTCGTCGAGCAGAACGTCCGCGTCGCGCTCGACCTCGCCGACCGCGTGTACGTCCTCGCGCACGGCCAGATCGTCCACGAGGCCACGCCCGAGGACTTGCGTGCCGACACCGAGACCGTCGAACGCTACCTCGGCGTGTCGTTCGCGGACTGA
- a CDS encoding VOC family protein has product MTHDTPIRVEHVGIAVEEFEEAEAVLHALGARQYVDDTGPNDDFRWAGYLLGDASRLELVTPLSDDNFIRDFLDRHGPGLHHVTLEVENMDAVIAALEAADVTVVDRAQHETYEEAFVSPANPTGALFQLMRYREGYVEKYDSPDTYVNGMAVANAFDDRN; this is encoded by the coding sequence GTGACCCACGACACCCCGATTCGCGTCGAGCACGTCGGCATCGCCGTCGAAGAGTTCGAGGAGGCAGAGGCCGTCCTGCACGCGCTCGGCGCCCGCCAGTACGTCGACGACACCGGCCCGAACGACGACTTCCGGTGGGCGGGCTACCTGCTCGGGGACGCCTCACGGCTCGAACTCGTCACGCCCCTCAGCGACGACAACTTCATCCGCGATTTCCTCGACCGCCACGGCCCCGGCCTCCACCACGTCACGCTCGAGGTCGAGAACATGGACGCCGTGATCGCAGCGCTCGAGGCCGCGGACGTCACCGTCGTCGACCGCGCCCAGCACGAGACCTACGAGGAGGCGTTCGTCTCGCCCGCGAACCCGACGGGCGCGCTATTCCAGTTGATGCGGTACCGCGAGGGGTACGTAGAGAAGTACGACAGCCCCGACACGTACGTGAACGGGATGGCCGTCGCGAACGCGTTCGACGACCGGAACTGA
- a CDS encoding EthD domain-containing protein, with translation MYKHVACLVRKDDMTHEEFMDYWQHEHSPLAKDIEGVVRYHTVYPTDPENAEFDGLAELYFETLDDLHEALGSEGSRDYDPTREVAAAAREDVNNFLAVNERPRFIGEEKVWKDEVDGDTDGLYKHSAFLVRKEGMSHDEFREYWEDNHSPLAKDIEGVVRYQTVYPTDPENAEFDGVAELYFETLDDLHEALGSEGSRDYDPTREVAAAAREDVNNFLAVNERPRFIGEEVVQKDEVDAEGY, from the coding sequence ATGTATAAGCACGTCGCCTGTCTGGTTCGCAAGGACGACATGACCCACGAGGAGTTCATGGACTACTGGCAGCACGAGCACAGTCCGCTCGCGAAGGACATCGAAGGCGTCGTCCGCTACCACACCGTCTACCCCACCGACCCGGAGAACGCCGAGTTCGACGGGCTCGCGGAACTTTACTTCGAGACGCTCGACGACCTCCACGAGGCCCTCGGCAGCGAGGGCAGTCGCGACTACGACCCCACCCGCGAGGTCGCCGCGGCCGCGCGCGAGGACGTGAACAACTTCCTCGCCGTGAACGAGCGCCCGCGCTTCATCGGCGAGGAGAAGGTCTGGAAGGACGAAGTCGACGGCGACACCGACGGTCTCTACAAGCACTCCGCGTTCCTCGTCCGCAAGGAGGGAATGAGCCACGACGAGTTCCGCGAGTACTGGGAGGACAACCACAGTCCGCTCGCGAAGGACATCGAGGGCGTCGTTCGCTACCAGACCGTCTACCCCACCGACCCGGAGAACGCCGAGTTCGACGGCGTCGCCGAGCTCTACTTCGAGACGCTCGACGACCTCCACGAGGCCCTCGGCAGCGAAGGCAGTCGCGACTACGACCCCACCCGCGAGGTCGCCGCGGCCGCGCGCGAGGACGTGAACAACTTCCTCGCCGTGAACGAGCGCCCGCGCTTCATCGGCGAGGAGGTCGTCCAGAAGGACGAGGTCGACGCCGAGGGGTACTGA
- a CDS encoding HD domain-containing protein, with protein sequence MADEDAPASEAAADDGGTPDYDAQVREAFPELEEIGDDDLRERVVEAWVLALERGGWQDVYDIPYAWNIHDVTNVEHVRGVTKVALESARVQREFHGADVDVDVVVAACLLHDVGKCYEYVEHVPAETLVDPDRERYATDEIPHSLSGYALAHEVGVPIGVQRAIPHFLGEVPQRTLEAELVKSANSASSNAITDAAMGITLKEWVDEYSQTQN encoded by the coding sequence ATGGCCGACGAGGACGCCCCGGCGAGCGAGGCGGCGGCCGACGACGGCGGCACGCCGGACTACGACGCGCAGGTCCGCGAGGCGTTCCCGGAACTCGAGGAGATCGGCGACGACGACCTCCGCGAGCGGGTCGTGGAGGCGTGGGTGCTCGCGCTGGAACGCGGCGGCTGGCAGGACGTCTACGACATCCCGTACGCGTGGAACATCCACGACGTCACGAACGTCGAGCACGTCCGCGGCGTGACGAAGGTCGCGCTGGAGTCCGCGCGCGTCCAGCGCGAGTTCCACGGCGCGGACGTCGACGTGGACGTCGTCGTCGCCGCGTGCTTGCTCCACGACGTCGGGAAGTGCTACGAGTACGTCGAGCACGTCCCCGCGGAGACGCTCGTCGACCCGGACCGCGAGCGCTACGCGACCGACGAAATCCCGCACTCGCTCTCGGGGTACGCGCTCGCGCACGAGGTCGGTGTCCCCATCGGCGTCCAGCGCGCGATCCCGCACTTCCTCGGCGAGGTACCCCAGCGAACGCTCGAGGCGGAGCTCGTGAAGTCCGCGAACTCGGCGTCCTCGAACGCCATCACGGACGCCGCGATGGGCATCACGCTCAAGGAGTGGGTCGACGAGTACAGCCAGACCCAGAACTAG